In one Streptomyces sp. T12 genomic region, the following are encoded:
- a CDS encoding alpha/beta hydrolase, with the protein MRPAAPGTPQLLFVHGLGYAAWVWEDWMAAAAAAGHDSWAVSLRGHGGSGGTAARSALSDYEADVVRAARSLQGPVVLIGHSMGALVVQRVAAAANAAAMILVAPLPPRPAVHTILAVLRRQPWEVPRYIAGRPIKLGPHILYAHPDDPATAEASKRLTPDSPLVQYQFLFHRPTRVPPLPVLVLAAAKDRLVPLVSARATARRYGARLRKITGVGHTMMLDPEWAQGWKQIESWLADGPPTAAHPTGPPPTRRGRSDSKEMRNHG; encoded by the coding sequence GTGAGACCCGCGGCACCCGGAACACCCCAGCTGCTGTTCGTGCACGGTCTGGGCTACGCCGCCTGGGTCTGGGAGGACTGGATGGCCGCGGCGGCCGCGGCCGGACACGACAGCTGGGCGGTCTCCCTGCGCGGCCACGGTGGCAGCGGCGGCACCGCCGCCCGCTCCGCGCTGAGCGACTACGAGGCCGACGTCGTCCGCGCCGCACGCTCGCTCCAGGGGCCCGTCGTGCTGATCGGGCACTCCATGGGCGCGCTCGTCGTCCAACGCGTGGCCGCGGCGGCGAACGCCGCTGCCATGATCCTGGTCGCTCCGCTGCCCCCACGCCCCGCGGTGCACACGATTCTGGCGGTACTGCGCCGGCAGCCGTGGGAAGTGCCGCGCTACATAGCCGGCAGGCCGATCAAACTCGGTCCCCACATCCTCTACGCCCACCCGGACGACCCGGCGACGGCCGAGGCGAGCAAGCGCCTGACCCCCGACTCCCCGCTCGTCCAGTACCAGTTCCTCTTCCACCGGCCGACGCGCGTACCGCCGCTGCCGGTCCTGGTACTCGCCGCCGCGAAGGATCGGCTCGTGCCCCTCGTCTCCGCACGGGCCACCGCGCGGCGCTACGGGGCGCGACTCCGGAAAATCACCGGCGTCGGACACACCATGATGCTCGACCCGGAATGGGCCCAGGGCTGGAAGCAGATCGAGTCCTGGCTCGCCGACGGCCCCCCGACGGCAGCCCACCCCACCGGCCCGCCACCCACCCGGCGCGGCAGGAGTGACAGCAAGGAAATGAGGAACCATGGTTGA
- a CDS encoding flavin reductase family protein, which yields MIIDTASLDARSSYKLLIGSVLPRAIAWVSTRSTAGIGNVAPVSFFTVVGRLPPIVSISLQPRSDEVTLKDTFVNIRDTGEFVVNMASIGHADEVHRSAFEFDPEVDEFEALGLEKGKCEVVAAPRIADAPVSMECVVDRIIPMPPMPDHVVWGRVERFHVRDDLYLPGGRIDTGALGAVGRLAAEYSLVDNIFTTPLPEELVERLRVTRSARLDERPTDFSPIDTAEWSPSGSTRTEPK from the coding sequence ATGATCATCGATACGGCATCGCTCGACGCCAGGTCGAGCTACAAACTTCTCATCGGCAGCGTGCTGCCGCGCGCGATCGCCTGGGTCAGCACCCGGTCGACCGCGGGCATCGGCAACGTGGCCCCGGTGTCCTTCTTCACCGTCGTCGGCCGCCTTCCCCCGATCGTGTCGATCTCCCTTCAGCCCCGCTCCGACGAGGTCACCCTGAAGGACACGTTCGTCAACATCCGGGACACCGGTGAGTTCGTGGTGAACATGGCGTCGATCGGCCATGCCGACGAGGTGCACCGCTCCGCCTTCGAGTTCGACCCGGAGGTCGACGAATTCGAGGCACTCGGCCTGGAGAAGGGCAAGTGTGAGGTCGTAGCGGCGCCCCGGATCGCCGACGCCCCTGTTTCCATGGAGTGCGTGGTCGATCGGATCATCCCGATGCCCCCGATGCCGGACCACGTGGTCTGGGGGCGCGTGGAGCGCTTCCACGTGCGCGACGACCTCTACCTGCCCGGCGGGCGCATCGACACCGGTGCCCTGGGGGCCGTTGGGCGTCTGGCCGCCGAGTACTCGCTCGTCGACAACATCTTCACCACCCCCCTTCCCGAGGAGCTCGTCGAGCGTCTGCGCGTGACGCGCAGCGCGCGGCTCGATGAACGTCCGACGGACTTCTCACCCATCGACACGGCGGAATGGTCGCCTTCCGGATCAACGAGGACGGAACCGAAATGA
- a CDS encoding alpha/beta fold hydrolase, with product MTRDLVRTDPAGTGGGEALPQAPTLLLVHGFLDDATVWDGFVEALKGAVATARIDLPGSGTRASCAEDTEKLSLALFADEVASVVDDIKGPVVVVGQSMGAQVAELAAAARPGRVAGLVLLTPVPLGGTRLPEEAVVPFRALGGNAEAQRAVRTQLSPALDKEALDALGRSGLLVAPPVAARYVDIWNNGVEEASEQSAYCGPVLIVRGDSDGFVTEEVVTGAIAPRFPAARQATVPGGGHWLHVEYPHALAREVLGFLQNLNAGDAASGWRSGFSEHSENTFAQGFAEDVVLEASILARPIGGRALVASALAAASTIYESLEFTAEASDATTTYLQWKATAFGGVEFSGVTLLEKNAEGDVVRAAIHHRPLGAVLRFSATVRDRLVGIVPPDHFHAGDPQPAPGA from the coding sequence ATGACCAGAGACCTTGTTCGCACCGACCCAGCCGGTACCGGCGGTGGCGAGGCGCTCCCGCAGGCGCCGACACTGCTGCTCGTCCACGGCTTCCTGGACGATGCCACGGTCTGGGACGGCTTCGTCGAAGCCCTGAAGGGTGCCGTGGCGACGGCGCGTATCGATCTTCCGGGTTCCGGGACCCGTGCGTCCTGTGCCGAGGACACGGAGAAGCTGAGCCTGGCCCTGTTCGCCGACGAGGTCGCATCCGTCGTCGACGACATCAAGGGACCCGTCGTCGTGGTGGGCCAGAGCATGGGCGCCCAGGTTGCCGAACTCGCGGCCGCCGCCCGGCCCGGGCGCGTCGCCGGACTGGTTCTGCTCACGCCGGTCCCGCTCGGGGGCACCCGTCTGCCCGAGGAGGCCGTCGTACCGTTCCGGGCACTCGGCGGGAACGCGGAGGCCCAGCGTGCCGTTCGCACCCAGCTCTCGCCGGCGCTCGACAAGGAGGCACTGGACGCGCTGGGCCGCAGCGGCCTGCTGGTTGCCCCGCCCGTGGCCGCACGGTACGTCGACATCTGGAACAACGGTGTCGAGGAGGCATCGGAACAGAGCGCGTACTGCGGCCCCGTCCTCATCGTCCGCGGCGACAGCGACGGCTTCGTCACCGAGGAAGTTGTCACCGGCGCCATCGCGCCTCGTTTCCCTGCTGCGCGTCAGGCGACGGTTCCCGGCGGTGGGCACTGGCTGCACGTGGAGTACCCCCACGCCCTGGCCCGCGAAGTCCTCGGCTTCCTCCAGAACTTGAATGCCGGCGATGCGGCTTCGGGCTGGCGCAGCGGCTTCTCGGAGCATTCCGAGAACACCTTCGCCCAGGGCTTCGCCGAGGACGTCGTGCTGGAGGCCAGCATTCTTGCCCGGCCGATCGGCGGTCGGGCGCTCGTCGCCTCTGCTCTCGCGGCTGCGAGCACGATCTACGAGTCGCTGGAGTTCACGGCCGAGGCCTCCGACGCAACCACGACCTACCTGCAGTGGAAGGCGACGGCGTTCGGCGGAGTGGAGTTCTCCGGCGTCACTCTTCTGGAGAAGAACGCAGAGGGCGATGTCGTCCGGGCGGCGATCCACCATCGTCCGCTCGGAGCAGTCCTGCGATTCTCTGCCACGGTCCGCGACCGGCTGGTCGGCATCGTCCCGCCCGATCACTTCCATGCGGGCGACCCGCAGCCCGCTCCGGGCGCATAG
- a CDS encoding enoyl-CoA hydratase/isomerase family protein gives MSHLGFDINDHVAEIVLDNPPQNRIDEQMAEELLAAVEKAESSGARAILLRAEGPDFCFGGDIVTWPDLDVRQLRMLFERYMFAFNRFEQIPVPVVAAVNGLCFGGGFELALRSDVIFAGEGARFGHPEQTLGLVTLLGGIYRSAARAGRARAYEWALTSEQVPAATMAQAGVVNHVLPDAEVLEAARAFARKVAAGPTRAHAAHKALLRMWEAGGVKAADDSMFDIAIPLFESKDVTVALTSAVAAYKAGQPRPTVDFTGE, from the coding sequence ATGAGCCATCTTGGTTTCGATATCAACGACCACGTCGCCGAGATCGTCCTGGACAACCCGCCGCAGAACCGTATCGACGAACAGATGGCCGAGGAACTGCTCGCAGCGGTCGAGAAGGCGGAGTCATCGGGGGCGCGGGCGATCCTTCTGCGGGCCGAAGGGCCTGACTTCTGCTTCGGCGGGGACATCGTCACGTGGCCCGACCTCGACGTGCGGCAGCTGCGGATGCTGTTCGAGCGGTACATGTTCGCCTTCAACCGCTTCGAGCAGATTCCCGTGCCAGTGGTCGCAGCGGTGAACGGCCTGTGCTTCGGCGGGGGCTTCGAACTCGCCCTGCGCTCCGACGTGATCTTCGCCGGCGAGGGCGCCCGGTTCGGGCACCCCGAGCAGACGCTGGGCCTCGTCACCCTGCTTGGCGGCATCTACCGATCGGCCGCTCGTGCGGGCCGTGCCAGGGCCTACGAATGGGCACTGACCTCGGAACAGGTGCCCGCTGCCACCATGGCGCAGGCCGGAGTCGTCAACCACGTCCTGCCCGATGCCGAAGTCCTCGAGGCCGCTCGGGCGTTCGCCCGCAAGGTGGCCGCAGGGCCCACCCGGGCGCACGCCGCGCACAAGGCGCTGCTGCGGATGTGGGAAGCCGGTGGCGTGAAGGCCGCCGACGACTCGATGTTCGACATCGCCATCCCCCTGTTCGAGTCCAAGGATGTGACCGTCGCTCTGACGTCGGCTGTGGCGGCTTACAAGGCCGGACAGCCCCGACCCACCGTCGACTTCACCGGGGAATAG
- a CDS encoding CGNR zinc finger domain-containing protein: MSAAVQWPASARYEEVEHNAPGGLGFVQDLLNTASLGKPRQPDLLESVDTAEQWLRSSLATLSSIDSSAPSAPCPLDARGLRRLQSLRDDLRAALATGHADEPSAAVAAPSIETTAAVSLDAGGARLHARGKGVELLRSYVMIQLAAATYADTMRRLKVCANPRCRGAFYDRSKNCSRLWHDVTTCGNTQNVRAYRARLKERGLSSAR, encoded by the coding sequence ATGAGTGCGGCGGTCCAATGGCCGGCCTCGGCTCGCTATGAGGAAGTCGAACACAACGCCCCAGGCGGGCTGGGATTCGTACAGGACCTCTTGAACACAGCGAGCCTGGGCAAGCCACGCCAGCCTGACCTCCTGGAGTCCGTCGATACGGCGGAGCAATGGCTCCGGTCCTCCCTCGCAACGCTGAGCAGTATCGACTCCAGCGCTCCTTCCGCTCCATGCCCCCTCGATGCACGGGGCCTCCGGCGCCTCCAATCGCTGCGCGACGACCTCCGCGCCGCGCTGGCCACCGGGCATGCCGACGAACCTTCCGCCGCCGTCGCCGCACCGTCGATCGAGACGACGGCAGCCGTCAGTCTGGACGCCGGAGGCGCGCGGCTACATGCTCGCGGCAAGGGTGTCGAGCTTCTCCGCTCGTACGTCATGATCCAACTGGCCGCCGCCACCTATGCCGACACGATGCGGCGACTGAAGGTGTGTGCGAACCCTCGCTGTCGCGGTGCGTTCTACGACCGCTCCAAGAACTGCTCGCGTCTCTGGCACGACGTCACCACCTGCGGCAACACCCAGAACGTACGGGCCTATCGGGCCCGTCTGAAGGAACGCGGGCTCTCCTCGGCGCGGTGA
- a CDS encoding 3-oxoacid CoA-transferase subunit A: MISKVCPSVAEAVAGIEDGATIMIGGFGRAGQPVELIDALLEQGARELVVINNNAGNGNTGLAALLAAGRVRKIICSFPRQSDSYVFDRLYRAGKIELELAPQGTLAERIRAAGAGIGAFFTPTGFGTPLAAGKEHRVIDGRDHVLEHPLHADHALVSGHLADRWGNVVYRKTARNFGPIMAAAAQSTVVQVDRVVELGAIDPETVVTPGIFVDRVVGVGERTWLREGAFVGAADAEGNPNPSTIESRDENR, encoded by the coding sequence TTGATCTCGAAGGTCTGTCCGAGTGTCGCCGAGGCCGTGGCGGGCATCGAGGACGGGGCAACGATCATGATCGGTGGTTTCGGCAGAGCCGGTCAGCCCGTGGAGTTGATCGACGCCCTTCTCGAGCAGGGCGCCCGCGAACTCGTGGTCATCAACAACAACGCCGGCAACGGAAACACGGGCCTGGCCGCTCTGCTCGCCGCGGGCCGCGTCCGCAAGATCATCTGCTCGTTCCCGCGTCAGAGCGACTCCTACGTCTTCGACCGCCTCTACCGGGCGGGGAAGATCGAGCTCGAACTCGCCCCGCAGGGGACACTGGCTGAACGCATCCGAGCCGCAGGCGCGGGAATCGGCGCGTTCTTCACTCCCACGGGCTTCGGCACCCCGCTGGCCGCCGGCAAGGAGCACCGGGTCATCGACGGGCGCGACCACGTGCTGGAACACCCTCTGCACGCCGACCATGCGCTGGTGAGCGGCCATCTGGCCGACCGCTGGGGCAACGTGGTGTACCGCAAGACCGCGCGGAACTTCGGGCCGATCATGGCTGCCGCCGCGCAGAGCACCGTCGTACAGGTAGACCGCGTCGTGGAGTTGGGCGCAATCGATCCCGAGACCGTTGTCACGCCGGGGATCTTCGTCGATCGGGTGGTCGGTGTCGGAGAGCGGACATGGCTGCGTGAGGGTGCCTTCGTCGGCGCCGCGGACGCGGAGGGCAACCCGAACCCGAGCACCATCGAATCACGGGACGAAAACCGATGA
- a CDS encoding 3-oxoacid CoA-transferase subunit B, translating into MTVLSSGLSRRELAARIALDIPEGSVVNLGIGAPTLVADAIPEDVEVVLHTENGMLAMGSAPVPGHIDPDLINAGKQPVTERPGASYFHHADSFAMMRGGHLDICVLGAFQISEHGDLANWHTGAADAIPAVGGAMDLAIGAKSVWVMTDLLTRDGTPKLVTQCTYPLTGVGCVTRVYTNHAVFDITPVGFAVRELFGTATIDALTSATGLHLRDGRVVPLADRS; encoded by the coding sequence ATGACCGTTCTCAGCTCCGGCCTTTCCCGCCGCGAACTCGCCGCCCGCATCGCGCTCGACATTCCCGAGGGCTCCGTCGTGAACCTGGGGATCGGCGCGCCGACGCTCGTGGCCGATGCCATCCCCGAAGATGTGGAAGTCGTCCTGCACACCGAGAACGGCATGCTGGCGATGGGGTCCGCACCAGTGCCAGGCCACATCGATCCAGATCTCATCAACGCGGGGAAGCAGCCGGTGACCGAGCGGCCCGGAGCCTCCTATTTCCACCACGCCGACTCGTTCGCCATGATGCGCGGAGGGCACCTGGACATCTGCGTGCTCGGGGCGTTCCAGATATCCGAGCACGGCGACCTGGCCAACTGGCACACCGGCGCCGCCGACGCCATACCCGCGGTCGGCGGGGCGATGGACCTGGCGATCGGTGCCAAGTCGGTGTGGGTGATGACTGATCTGCTCACCCGGGACGGCACACCAAAACTCGTCACACAGTGCACCTACCCCCTCACCGGCGTGGGCTGCGTCACCCGCGTCTACACCAACCACGCGGTATTCGACATCACCCCCGTCGGCTTTGCGGTGCGCGAGTTGTTCGGCACCGCCACGATCGACGCGCTCACCTCGGCCACCGGACTGCACCTCAGGGATGGACGAGTTGTCCCCCTTGCCGACCGTTCCTGA
- a CDS encoding thiolase family protein yields MTASFVYDALRTPFGKYGKALAGVRPDDLAARVMSAIVERQPDLDPERIDDIVFGNANGAGEDNRNVARMGALLAGFPTSTPGVTVNRLCGSGVEAVIQGSRAIEAGDATLVLAGGVESMSRAPWVVPKPDRAYPAGNATMISTTLGWRLVNPRMPEQWTIPLGQTAEILAQRFAISREEQDAFALRSHQNAARAFADGAYAAEIIGMPGVHLDRDEGIRDDTSMAALAALKPAFLANGSVTAGNSSPLNDGASAVLLGAENALPGAQPLARITGRGVAGNDPDVFGIAPVEAANRALARAGRTWSDVDLVELNEAYAAQSIACMRLWPELDPQKVNVDGGAIAIGHPLGASGGRIVGHLAHALAARGGGIGVAAICIGVGQGLAVVLEA; encoded by the coding sequence ATGACCGCTAGCTTCGTATACGACGCTCTACGAACCCCTTTCGGAAAGTACGGCAAAGCACTGGCGGGCGTACGCCCGGACGACCTCGCCGCACGTGTCATGAGCGCCATCGTCGAGCGGCAGCCGGACCTGGACCCGGAGCGGATCGACGACATCGTGTTCGGCAACGCCAACGGCGCCGGCGAGGACAATCGCAATGTGGCCCGAATGGGCGCACTGCTGGCAGGGTTCCCCACCAGCACGCCCGGCGTGACCGTCAACCGCCTGTGCGGCTCCGGAGTCGAGGCGGTCATCCAGGGCAGCCGCGCCATCGAAGCAGGCGACGCAACGCTCGTGCTCGCCGGCGGCGTCGAGTCGATGAGCCGCGCACCGTGGGTCGTGCCCAAGCCGGACCGAGCCTACCCGGCAGGCAACGCGACCATGATCTCCACAACCCTGGGATGGCGGCTCGTGAACCCCCGCATGCCCGAGCAGTGGACCATCCCCCTGGGACAGACAGCCGAGATCCTCGCGCAACGCTTCGCCATCTCACGCGAGGAGCAGGACGCCTTCGCCCTGCGCAGCCATCAGAACGCGGCACGCGCGTTCGCCGACGGCGCCTACGCGGCAGAGATCATCGGTATGCCCGGTGTCCACCTCGACCGCGACGAGGGCATCCGCGACGACACGAGCATGGCCGCCCTTGCCGCGCTCAAGCCGGCATTCCTCGCGAACGGAAGCGTCACAGCGGGCAACTCCTCTCCCCTCAACGACGGTGCCTCCGCAGTACTGCTCGGAGCCGAGAACGCACTGCCCGGAGCACAACCCCTGGCCCGCATCACCGGACGAGGAGTGGCCGGCAACGACCCGGACGTCTTCGGCATCGCCCCGGTGGAGGCAGCCAACCGCGCCCTCGCCCGCGCCGGCAGAACCTGGTCGGACGTCGACCTCGTCGAACTCAACGAGGCATACGCCGCCCAGAGCATCGCCTGCATGCGGCTCTGGCCCGAACTCGATCCCCAGAAGGTGAACGTCGACGGCGGCGCCATCGCCATCGGCCACCCCCTCGGCGCCTCCGGAGGACGCATCGTCGGACACCTCGCACACGCACTTGCCGCACGCGGCGGCGGTATCGGCGTCGCCGCCATCTGCATCGGCGTCGGCCAGGGACTCGCAGTAGTGCTCGAAGCATGA
- a CDS encoding peroxiredoxin has product MTLQIGDLAPDFTAESATGELRFHEWLGESWGILFSHPADFTPVCTTELGAAARLEPEFARRDTKIAAVSVDSAKDHRAWAKDIAETQGAQVNFPMIADSDRSVADLYGMIHPNASDTATVRTVFVIGPDKKIKLTMTYPASTGRNLAEILRVLDSLQLTAQHQLATPADWQQGQEVVITAAVSDEAAAIRFPGYRTVKPYLRLTDQP; this is encoded by the coding sequence ATGACGCTCCAAATAGGTGACCTCGCCCCGGATTTCACGGCAGAGTCCGCCACCGGTGAACTGCGTTTTCATGAATGGCTCGGCGAGAGTTGGGGAATATTGTTCTCCCATCCCGCCGACTTCACTCCGGTCTGCACCACGGAGCTCGGTGCGGCCGCCCGACTTGAACCCGAATTTGCCAGGCGTGACACGAAGATCGCTGCGGTGTCGGTCGACTCCGCCAAGGACCACCGCGCCTGGGCGAAGGACATCGCCGAGACGCAGGGCGCCCAGGTCAACTTCCCTATGATCGCCGACAGTGATCGGTCTGTCGCAGACCTCTACGGGATGATCCACCCGAACGCATCCGACACAGCGACGGTGCGCACCGTCTTCGTCATCGGGCCCGACAAGAAGATCAAGTTGACCATGACATATCCGGCCAGCACGGGGCGGAACTTGGCAGAGATTCTTCGAGTACTGGACTCTCTGCAGCTCACGGCTCAGCACCAACTGGCCACGCCTGCGGACTGGCAGCAGGGCCAGGAGGTCGTCATCACCGCTGCTGTAAGTGACGAAGCGGCAGCCATTCGGTTTCCCGGATATCGAACGGTGAAGCCATACCTGCGCCTGACGGACCAGCCGTAG
- a CDS encoding pyrroline-5-carboxylate reductase dimerization domain-containing protein yields the protein MGDENLIADATARVGGGPAFVAYIAKAFTDVATKAGFTDDQALTFTCQVLRGTADLLTTTRQDPEHVYCRVTTGGTIEQGILTLQNHHVHDTLLDVFDNAACRARQLGFAERG from the coding sequence ATTGGAGACGAGAACCTCATCGCCGATGCCACAGCCCGCGTCGGCGGTGGCCCCGCCTTCGTCGCCTACATCGCCAAAGCCTTCACCGACGTCGCCACCAAAGCGGGATTTACCGACGACCAGGCCCTCACCTTCACCTGCCAGGTCCTGCGTGGCACCGCCGACCTCCTCACCACCACCCGCCAGGACCCTGAACACGTCTACTGCCGCGTGACCACCGGCGGCACCATCGAACAAGGCATCCTCACCCTCCAGAACCACCACGTCCACGACACCCTCCTCGACGTCTTCGACAACGCCGCCTGCCGCGCCCGCCAACTCGGCTTCGCAGAACGCGGCTGA
- a CDS encoding AraC family transcriptional regulator — MRDTDLPVRCSALQGLSALVTEIGGSGPELLAAYGFDEARIAEGNSFASLRMVERVLEETAGRFALPDLGLRMAAQQDLHVLGPLAIAMENSRTIGEAVECASRYLFVYSPALSLEETDDPLGSPGVVGLRYTTTGINASPQAIDYGIGIVHRVLTLIHGDAPYGLRSVLLPHARLAQESSYRAYFGAEVRFDCPSAALRVPSQLFSTPVSGGDDLLHDIAMDHLETHFGHQHVPMSDLVAAILSEQLGSSGPDLSKVARLLSLHPRSLQRSLSKEGTTFSGVVDRVRRSQALDLITRTDLSFSQIAASLGMQEQSSLTRAVRRWFDTSPSRLRREGQEPKGHSALID; from the coding sequence TTGCGTGACACCGATCTTCCTGTCCGGTGCTCTGCCCTGCAGGGACTGTCCGCGCTCGTCACCGAGATCGGCGGCTCGGGCCCCGAACTCCTCGCGGCATATGGCTTCGACGAGGCGAGGATCGCCGAGGGCAACTCGTTCGCCAGTCTCCGAATGGTCGAGCGCGTTCTCGAGGAAACGGCCGGCCGATTCGCGCTTCCGGACCTCGGGTTGAGGATGGCGGCGCAGCAGGATCTGCATGTGCTGGGACCGCTGGCGATCGCCATGGAGAACTCACGCACGATCGGCGAGGCCGTCGAGTGCGCGAGCCGGTACCTGTTCGTCTACAGCCCGGCCCTCTCACTCGAGGAAACCGACGATCCGCTGGGAAGTCCCGGTGTGGTCGGCCTTCGCTACACGACCACGGGCATCAACGCATCACCACAGGCGATCGACTACGGCATCGGGATCGTCCACCGAGTCCTGACGCTGATCCACGGCGACGCACCCTACGGACTTCGTTCGGTCCTGCTTCCACACGCTCGCCTGGCACAGGAAAGCTCCTACCGGGCGTACTTCGGGGCCGAGGTCAGATTCGACTGTCCGAGCGCGGCCCTGCGCGTCCCGAGCCAACTGTTCTCGACACCGGTCAGCGGCGGCGATGACCTGCTTCACGACATCGCGATGGACCATCTCGAAACGCACTTCGGCCACCAGCACGTGCCGATGTCGGACCTGGTCGCAGCGATTCTCAGCGAACAGCTCGGATCCAGCGGTCCGGACCTGTCGAAAGTCGCGCGCCTGCTGAGTCTCCACCCGCGTTCACTGCAGCGGTCCCTGTCCAAGGAGGGCACGACCTTCTCCGGCGTCGTCGATCGTGTACGCCGGAGTCAGGCCCTGGACTTGATCACGAGGACCGACCTGTCCTTCTCGCAGATCGCGGCCAGCCTGGGGATGCAGGAACAGTCCAGCCTCACTCGTGCGGTACGTCGGTGGTTCGACACGTCACCTTCCAGACTGCGACGCGAGGGACAGGAGCCGAAAGGTCATTCCGCCCTCATCGACTGA